A section of the Oncorhynchus gorbuscha isolate QuinsamMale2020 ecotype Even-year linkage group LG06, OgorEven_v1.0, whole genome shotgun sequence genome encodes:
- the LOC124038513 gene encoding zinc finger and SCAN domain-containing protein 2-like isoform X2 produces the protein MANSVAFHTQLASIMEVLANAAVAEICELVDNGYAVLHLEISQGQKENEALRRKLRMMELKVSRASAMRAGMGSSILAHSRFRTHVGMESRRTSSSEVHCRRGVDSQLVTSLFRDGKSPGDTGQTTTQRKPAALDEIKPKSPTIKEERREEAWDNHDQRERLSTGALNHSVDGGERHSNIVTEATQPISKQENASSCKWVSGETDNNENLSVNKRSQTPALEDGDGILDHAGFDCMMFEPPRQLGTLSTQGPGADLPECSYSHVDVVPLNSDSENSFPFSMNKVSRSITEYKQPVTYRDNRQRVPLPSDEPHMTVRKGMETGSNALVMTDGWVSHDSHNNDAVNYNQDGTAGNRFICSFCGKTLACLKNLKTHLRVHTGEKPFSCMQCGKRFSDSSNLKRHQSVHTGERRYGCSHCGKRFAQSGHLKVHLSVHTGCKQFRCPQCEKTFISANHLKRHISVHDGEESILPTTFQ, from the exons ATGGCAAATTCCGTTGCCTTTCACACTCAGCTGGCCTCCATCATGGAGGTTTTAGCTAACGCGGCCGTGGCTGAAATCTGCGAGCTTGTTGACAATGGCTATGCGGTCCTGCATTTGGAGATATCTCAAGGGCAGAAGGAGAATGAAGCGTTGAGGAGAAAACTACGGATGATGGAGCTGAAAGTGTCTCGTGCGAGTGCCATGAGAGCGGGAATGGGAAGCTCAATCCTCGCGCACAGTCGCTTTCGAACTCACGTTGGCATGGAATCGAGAAGGACATCAAGCA GTGAGGTACATTGTCGGAGAGGAGTTGATTCCCAGTTGGTCACCAGCCTGTTTAGGGACGGAAAGTCCCCTGGTGACACTGGACAGACTACCACACAGAGAAAG CCTGCTGCGTTGGATGAGATAAAGCCCAAATCACCTACCATCAAAGAGGAGAGGCGGGAAGAAGCCTGGGACAATCATGACCAACGAGAGAGATTGAGTACCG GAGCTTTAAATCACAGTGTTGATGGAGGAGAAAGGCATTCCAACATCGTCACAGAGGCCACACAACCAATCAGCAAACAGGAGAATGCCAGCTCTTGTAAATGGGTGAGTGGCGAAACCGACAACAATGAAAACCTGAGTGTGAACAAAAGATCTCAAACCCCAGCATTGGAAGATGGTGATGGAATACTTGACCATGCAGGCTTTGATTGTATGATGTTTGAGCCCCCCAGACAACTTGGGACCCTTAGCACCCAGGGTCCTGGGGCTGATCTTCCTGAGTGCTCTTACTCTCATGTGGATGTTGTACCTCTTAATTCTGATTCAGAGAATAGTTTTCCCTTTTCGATGAACAAGGTGAGTCGCTCCATAACTGAGTACAAACAACCTGTAACTTACAGAGACAATAGACAGAGGGTGCCGTTGCCCTCAGATGAGCCTCACATGACTGTGCGAAAAGGCATGGAGACTGGATCCAATGCCTTGGTAATGACGGATGGTTGGGTCTCCCATGACAGTCATAATAACGACGCTGTGAATTACAACCAAGACGGCACAGCAGGTAACCGGTTCATTTGTAGTTTCTGTGGTAAGACTTTGGCGTGTCTGAAGAACCTCAAGACACACCTTAGGGTTCACACCGGGGAGAAGCCGTTCAGCTGCATGCAGTGCGGGAAGCGCTTCTCCGACTCCAGCAACCTCAAGCGACACCAGAGCGTACACACGGGGGAGAGACGCTACGGCTGCAGCCACTGCGGCAAGCGCTTCGCCCAGTCGGGGCACCTCAAAGTGCACCTTAGCGTACACACAGGATGCAAGCAGTTCCGATGCCCACAGTGTGAAAAGACTTTCATATCGGCCAATCACCTCAAGAGACACATCAGTGTCCACGATGGAGAAGAAAGTATTTTACCAACCACTTTTCAGTGA